In Candidatus Omnitrophota bacterium, a single window of DNA contains:
- a CDS encoding SAV_6107 family HEPN domain-containing protein: MSLKDLLAQGSLKPHKTSKEEIENLLDLVRRDIKDAKVKTISVDRRFAIAYNAVLQMATAIIYCRGYMPTGWGHHYTVFKSLKFIMGENYNDIADYFDSCRSKRNITDYRRTGEISESETDELIGEAEDFLNIVLEFIKKHHPSLLKPL, encoded by the coding sequence ATGAGCTTAAAAGATTTATTAGCTCAGGGCAGCTTAAAACCCCATAAGACGTCAAAAGAGGAGATTGAAAATCTTCTCGATCTTGTCCGGCGTGACATCAAAGACGCAAAAGTCAAAACCATATCCGTCGACAGAAGATTTGCTATAGCATATAACGCGGTTCTGCAAATGGCTACCGCTATTATATACTGTAGGGGATATATGCCGACAGGGTGGGGACATCATTATACCGTATTCAAGTCTCTTAAGTTTATAATGGGTGAAAATTATAACGATATTGCGGATTATTTCGATTCCTGCAGATCTAAAAGAAATATAACTGATTACAGGCGTACAGGAGAGATATCGGAATCAGAAACCGACGAATTGATCGGAGAGGCGGAAGACTTCCTGAATATAGTGCTGGAGTTTATCAAAAAACATCATCCCAGCCTATTAAAACCCCTATAA
- a CDS encoding C1 family peptidase yields MIRDSKNYGWVPDIPDQRDYLYRAIKPVIRLQNKVDLRERCPEIERQGDLGSCTAQALAGNLEFLDKKIDDVYTDVSRLFIYYNERVLMDTVDYDSGASLRDGIKTLKNEGACHEVTWPYKISKFAQKPSKDCYIEAKKHLIQSYHRLHTIQEMLICLTEGYPFVFGFAVYESFESSKVKRTGIVNMPGDDEVEIGGHAVMAAGYDQKAKRFIVRNSWGKTWGMSGYFTMPFKYLETLGGDFWTIRR; encoded by the coding sequence ATGATACGCGATTCAAAAAACTACGGTTGGGTGCCGGATATACCGGATCAGAGGGATTACCTCTATAGGGCGATAAAACCTGTTATCAGGCTCCAGAATAAGGTAGACCTAAGGGAGAGGTGTCCCGAAATAGAGCGTCAGGGTGATTTGGGAAGCTGTACAGCCCAGGCCCTAGCCGGGAACCTCGAATTTCTCGATAAGAAGATAGATGATGTTTATACGGATGTCAGCCGGCTCTTTATCTATTATAATGAGAGAGTGCTGATGGATACGGTTGATTATGATTCAGGCGCCTCCCTGAGAGACGGCATAAAGACATTGAAGAATGAAGGTGCCTGCCATGAAGTGACCTGGCCGTATAAGATATCAAAATTCGCCCAAAAGCCCTCTAAGGACTGCTATATTGAGGCTAAAAAACACCTTATCCAATCCTACCACCGTCTCCACACCATACAAGAGATGCTGATATGCCTTACCGAAGGCTACCCGTTCGTATTCGGTTTTGCCGTATATGAAAGCTTCGAATCTTCCAAGGTAAAGCGCACCGGTATAGTCAACATGCCGGGTGACGATGAGGTTGAAATAGGCGGCCATGCTGTCATGGCCGCGGGATACGACCAGAAGGCCAAAAGGTTCATTGTACGCAATTCCTGGGGCAAGACATGGGGCATGAGCGGATATTTTACGATGCCGTTTAAATATCTGGAAACCCTCGGAGGCGATTTCTGGACCATCCGGCGTTAA